In the genome of Croceimicrobium hydrocarbonivorans, one region contains:
- the cydB gene encoding cytochrome d ubiquinol oxidase subunit II — protein MEAELSYFLGIDYPTWWFLIVGGVFAGYAILDGFDLGAGSIHLFLKKEQSRRIALNAIGPVWDGNEVWLVIAGGALFAGFPVAYASLFSAFYIPFMLFLVLLIFRAIAIEFRSKEDMKWWRNFWDRAYFVASNSLSLLLGVVVGNLMIGLPIDERGNLVGSWLQLLNPYALLMGFTILALFVMHGIIYLLLKTEGRLYAKLRILLNRAVILFIIAFTAASAYGLYAYPKLSDDLQNSLSFWILPSLGILSILSIPQWIKRRKFRIAFVSSALAIALMLGVLAFELYPVLLYSTIDPAYHIDIYSAASSQKSLGIMLLIAAIGTPLILGYTTFVFYTFRGKVRLDENSY, from the coding sequence ATGGAGGCAGAACTTTCTTATTTCCTGGGCATCGATTATCCAACCTGGTGGTTTTTAATAGTGGGTGGAGTATTTGCCGGTTATGCCATTTTAGATGGTTTTGATTTAGGAGCTGGAAGCATCCATCTCTTTTTAAAGAAGGAGCAAAGTCGGCGAATAGCCTTAAATGCCATCGGACCGGTTTGGGATGGCAATGAAGTTTGGTTGGTGATAGCGGGAGGGGCACTTTTTGCCGGTTTTCCGGTAGCCTATGCCTCTTTGTTTTCGGCCTTCTATATTCCCTTTATGCTCTTTTTGGTGCTCCTGATATTTCGGGCCATTGCTATTGAATTTCGTTCCAAGGAGGATATGAAATGGTGGCGAAATTTTTGGGATCGCGCCTATTTTGTGGCTAGTAATTCGCTTTCCCTCTTATTGGGAGTAGTGGTTGGGAATTTAATGATCGGCCTGCCCATAGATGAACGCGGAAACCTGGTGGGCTCTTGGTTGCAATTGCTTAATCCTTATGCCTTACTAATGGGCTTTACCATCCTCGCTCTTTTTGTGATGCACGGGATTATTTACCTCCTTCTCAAAACCGAAGGCCGTCTCTATGCCAAATTGCGCATCCTCTTAAATCGGGCGGTTATCCTCTTCATTATCGCCTTCACAGCGGCCAGTGCTTATGGCTTATATGCCTATCCCAAATTATCGGATGACTTGCAAAACTCGCTGAGCTTTTGGATTTTACCCAGCCTCGGAATCTTGAGCATTTTAAGTATACCTCAGTGGATTAAAAGACGGAAATTCCGCATTGCCTTTGTGTCTTCAGCCTTGGCCATTGCTTTGATGCTTGGGGTTTTAGCCTTTGAGCTTTATCCGGTATTACTCTATTCTACTATTGATCCGGCTTATCATATTGATATTTATTCGGCCGCTTCTTCACAAAAATCCCTGGGCATTATGCTCCTAATCGCAGCCATAGGCACTCCCTTGATCTTGGGCTATACCACCTTTGTCTTCTATACTTTTAGAGGGAAGGTACGATTGGATGAGAATAGTTATTAA
- a CDS encoding homoserine dehydrogenase, translating to MKDLPICIGLAGLGCVGQGLYDVVQKHYRDRIDIRRIAVKDPEKERKVPSHLLSTNFETLLSDPEIKVIVECIDDPDAAYELCIQAFKRGKDVISANKQMIAQNLDLLIFHQRNSGQSLLYEAAVAASIPIIRLLESHFEEEEILSIEAILNGTSNYILSKIQLEGLSFKEALAEAKAKGFAESDPSNDLEGKDAAAKAVILAAHAFGKQYRLNQVERTSIDESSSQALEPGLSHKCLALLDAQSLQIKLSAVAPDSEFNRINYERNAVQVRSAIGGLHFYSGSGAGADATASALLSDLFQWQRGFRYRYSKLKKAPLEAVV from the coding sequence ATGAAGGACTTACCCATTTGTATTGGCTTAGCGGGCTTAGGCTGCGTTGGCCAGGGACTTTATGATGTGGTGCAAAAGCATTATAGAGATCGCATTGATATTCGTCGCATCGCTGTAAAGGACCCGGAAAAGGAAAGGAAGGTGCCGAGCCATTTGCTAAGTACCAACTTTGAGACCTTGCTTAGTGATCCGGAGATCAAAGTGATTGTGGAATGCATTGATGATCCGGATGCTGCTTATGAACTCTGTATTCAAGCTTTTAAGCGCGGTAAAGATGTAATTAGTGCCAATAAGCAAATGATTGCTCAAAATTTGGACTTACTCATCTTCCATCAGCGAAATAGCGGTCAATCGCTTTTATACGAGGCAGCTGTAGCGGCTTCCATTCCCATCATTCGGCTTTTGGAAAGCCATTTTGAGGAAGAGGAAATCCTGAGCATTGAAGCCATTTTAAATGGCACCAGTAACTATATCCTAAGTAAAATTCAGCTGGAAGGCTTGAGCTTTAAAGAAGCATTAGCCGAAGCTAAAGCCAAAGGTTTTGCCGAAAGTGACCCTTCTAATGATCTGGAAGGAAAAGATGCGGCTGCCAAAGCGGTGATTCTGGCTGCCCATGCCTTTGGGAAACAATATCGCCTAAACCAGGTAGAACGAACCTCCATTGATGAGTCGAGCAGTCAAGCATTAGAACCTGGACTAAGCCATAAGTGCTTAGCCCTGCTTGATGCTCAAAGTTTACAAATTAAGCTGAGTGCCGTAGCTCCGGATTCAGAGTTTAACCGAATTAACTATGAACGCAATGCGGTTCAAGTGCGCAGCGCCATTGGAGGTTTACATTTTTATTCCGGAAGCGGGGCCGGGGCCGATGCAACCGCCTCTGCCCTACTAAGCGATCTCTTTCAATGGCAGCGCGGTTTTCGCTATCGTTACAGCAAATTGAAAAAAGCTCCTTTAGAAGCCGTGGTTTAA
- a CDS encoding trans-sulfuration enzyme family protein has translation MKESTTLIHALSENAETGAISTPIYQTSTFVQEAPGVNQGFDYSRSNNPTRQALEDLLAQLERGYQGFAFASGLAAVDSVIKLLSTGDEIIAVDDIYGGAYRCFTHIYEKFGIKVNYVDTTDPLQVLNAITERTRLIWLESPTNPTLKVSDIEAISLLAREKDIKVVVDNTFASPVLQKPLLLGADIVIHSATKYLGGHSDVIAGIVVCKSKSDSEKIKFIQNATGAVLGPWDSWLTIRGIQTLELRVHKQSDSAHQIAEWLEKHPAVDRVHYPGLKSHPNHATARQQQKKFGGVISFSLKDDREAPALEFVKKTRLFKLAESLGGTKSLLCIPALMTHKSTPIEVRHQCGIQDSLIRLSVGIEDPEDLIEDLEFAFQSLPKPKSLVK, from the coding sequence ATGAAAGAAAGCACAACTCTTATTCACGCTTTAAGCGAAAATGCTGAAACCGGAGCGATCAGCACTCCGATTTATCAAACTTCAACCTTTGTGCAAGAGGCACCGGGGGTTAACCAAGGTTTTGATTATTCCCGTAGCAACAATCCTACTCGTCAGGCACTGGAAGATCTGCTGGCCCAATTAGAGCGCGGCTATCAGGGCTTTGCCTTTGCCAGCGGTTTGGCGGCTGTAGACTCCGTGATCAAATTGTTGAGCACTGGCGATGAAATCATTGCAGTGGACGACATCTACGGTGGCGCCTATCGATGTTTTACGCACATCTACGAGAAATTCGGGATCAAGGTCAACTACGTGGATACAACCGATCCCTTGCAGGTCCTCAATGCCATTACGGAGCGAACCCGACTCATCTGGCTGGAAAGCCCAACCAATCCTACCCTTAAGGTTAGCGATATAGAAGCGATTAGCCTCCTGGCCCGGGAAAAAGACATCAAGGTAGTGGTCGATAATACTTTCGCCTCACCGGTTTTGCAAAAGCCCCTGCTTTTAGGTGCCGATATCGTTATTCATTCGGCTACCAAATATCTGGGCGGTCATTCTGATGTGATTGCCGGAATTGTAGTCTGCAAAAGCAAAAGCGACTCCGAGAAAATCAAGTTTATCCAAAATGCCACTGGTGCAGTGCTTGGCCCCTGGGACTCTTGGCTGACCATACGCGGAATTCAAACTCTGGAATTGCGCGTGCACAAGCAAAGCGATAGTGCCCATCAGATTGCGGAATGGCTGGAAAAACATCCGGCCGTAGACCGAGTACATTATCCGGGTTTAAAAAGCCATCCCAACCACGCTACTGCCCGACAGCAGCAAAAGAAGTTTGGTGGAGTAATTTCCTTTAGCCTTAAAGATGATCGTGAGGCACCCGCCTTGGAATTTGTGAAAAAGACCCGTCTCTTTAAACTGGCCGAAAGTTTAGGAGGCACTAAAAGTCTGCTTTGCATTCCCGCCTTAATGACCCATAAATCAACTCCCATTGAAGTCCGCCACCAATGCGGTATCCAAGATTCATTAATTCGCCTTTCGGTAGGTATTGAAGATCCGGAAGACCTGATTGAAGACTTGGAATTCGCCTTTCAAAGTTTGCCTAAACCGAAATCCTTAGTCAAATAA
- a CDS encoding cytochrome ubiquinol oxidase subunit I yields MEVEILARLQFAFTVAFHYIYPPLSIGLGLLMVIFEALFLRTRNPQYEQLARFYTRIFGLTFGIGVATGIVMEFEFGTNWAVYSRYVGDVFGSALAAEGIFAFAMESGFLGLLLFGWNRVKPWVHFLATVMVLIGSMFSAVWIVVANSWQQTPAGFHVVGEGINARAEITDFWAMVFNPSSVDRLWHVWNGSFLAGAFLVLSISAFYLIKNKHVALSRKAFKIALVVATFFSLLQAFSGHSSANVVAEYQPAKLAALEGQYEDSDDAGIMILGWVDEEAQKTTGIEIPSLLHLMTNKEIGQDTIHGLNHFPADQRPERINAIFQFYHIMVGIGFSLIGLTLLALFFWWRGKLFEQKWLLRIFVFSVLLPQIANQFGWFSAEMGRQPWVVYGLLRTSNALSEAVTAEQVLFSIILFFVVYAFLFLLFLYLLNRKIQHGPDEAEKVEYSDAPKRTISGIIK; encoded by the coding sequence ATGGAAGTCGAAATCCTCGCGCGCCTTCAATTCGCCTTTACGGTAGCTTTCCATTATATCTACCCTCCTCTAAGTATTGGCTTGGGTCTTTTAATGGTCATTTTCGAAGCATTATTTCTTCGTACTCGCAATCCCCAATATGAGCAGCTAGCAAGATTTTACACTCGCATTTTTGGATTAACCTTTGGGATTGGAGTGGCCACTGGTATTGTGATGGAATTCGAATTCGGCACCAATTGGGCAGTTTATTCGCGCTATGTGGGCGATGTGTTTGGCTCTGCCTTAGCGGCGGAAGGAATTTTCGCCTTCGCAATGGAATCGGGCTTTTTAGGCCTGCTTTTATTCGGATGGAATCGTGTAAAACCTTGGGTGCATTTTTTAGCCACGGTAATGGTATTAATTGGCTCCATGTTTTCGGCCGTTTGGATTGTGGTGGCCAACAGTTGGCAACAAACTCCCGCCGGTTTCCATGTGGTGGGTGAAGGTATAAATGCGCGCGCCGAGATCACCGATTTCTGGGCTATGGTTTTTAATCCTTCATCAGTAGATCGCCTTTGGCATGTTTGGAATGGTTCCTTTTTAGCCGGTGCTTTTTTGGTGCTCAGTATTTCCGCTTTCTACCTTATTAAAAACAAGCATGTGGCTTTAAGCCGAAAGGCCTTTAAAATTGCTCTGGTGGTAGCTACCTTTTTCTCTTTACTTCAAGCATTTAGCGGTCATTCCTCCGCCAATGTGGTGGCAGAATATCAGCCGGCAAAGTTGGCCGCATTAGAGGGGCAGTATGAAGACAGTGATGATGCCGGAATAATGATTTTAGGTTGGGTTGATGAAGAGGCCCAAAAAACGACCGGGATTGAAATTCCTTCGCTTCTTCACTTAATGACCAATAAGGAAATTGGGCAAGACACTATTCATGGCTTGAATCACTTTCCGGCGGATCAACGTCCGGAGCGCATCAATGCCATTTTCCAGTTTTACCATATTATGGTGGGTATCGGCTTTAGCTTAATCGGCCTCACTTTATTGGCTCTCTTCTTCTGGTGGCGGGGGAAATTATTCGAGCAAAAATGGTTGCTGAGAATCTTTGTGTTTTCGGTCCTTCTTCCGCAAATCGCCAATCAGTTTGGTTGGTTTTCGGCAGAAATGGGTCGACAACCCTGGGTGGTTTATGGCCTATTACGAACTAGCAATGCCCTTTCGGAAGCGGTGACAGCAGAACAGGTGCTCTTTTCCATCATCTTGTTTTTTGTGGTGTATGCATTCCTCTTTTTACTCTTCCTCTATTTGTTGAATCGTAAAATTCAACATGGGCCGGATGAAGCCGAAAAAGTGGAATACAGCGATGCGCCCAAGCGTACAATTAGTGGAATAATTAAATAA
- a CDS encoding fasciclin domain-containing protein, whose amino-acid sequence MKFPFFRVLLISLSLVLASCSDDDDSGSNNNNQSQSLNATLSADSRFSILVDGLKRTGLESMLESNGNFTIFAPTDAAFTAWITDQGYSDLDGLIQGIGMEAFKEALAYHLLKGDYTSVQLQSGYYSTLAINAEKDSLHLYLDKGAQLKLNGAVQVQEANIDANNGTIHAISSVNFPMTVYGLIEVNPAYSSFEAAIGLADGNLKTVLANESQTYSLFAPSNAAFDSLVNQTPNVTNLFELVASLGTDKLADVILYHGTNTGILSSELQTGNITTLADNGLGGKFQFFVNIGTKIKLIDNNSATEDAVLVQGDLIGTNGVVHFIDAVLLPE is encoded by the coding sequence ATGAAATTTCCCTTTTTTCGCGTTCTACTGATCAGCCTAAGTTTAGTCTTAGCTTCATGCTCTGATGACGATGACTCTGGCTCGAACAACAATAATCAAAGTCAAAGTTTAAATGCCACCCTCTCTGCGGATAGCCGCTTTAGCATTTTGGTGGATGGATTAAAACGAACCGGACTGGAGTCGATGCTGGAAAGCAATGGCAACTTCACCATTTTCGCACCTACCGATGCTGCTTTTACCGCCTGGATTACGGATCAGGGCTATTCTGATCTTGATGGTCTTATTCAAGGTATTGGCATGGAGGCCTTTAAAGAAGCTTTGGCTTACCATCTTTTAAAGGGCGATTATACTTCAGTACAACTGCAGAGCGGCTATTATTCCACATTGGCCATTAATGCGGAAAAAGACAGCTTACACCTCTATCTTGATAAAGGAGCTCAACTCAAATTAAATGGTGCCGTCCAAGTTCAAGAAGCTAATATCGATGCCAATAACGGAACTATTCACGCGATTAGCTCGGTGAACTTTCCCATGACCGTTTATGGCCTTATTGAGGTGAATCCAGCCTACAGCAGTTTTGAAGCCGCCATTGGTTTGGCAGATGGAAACCTCAAAACCGTACTGGCTAATGAGAGTCAGACTTACAGCCTTTTTGCCCCTAGCAATGCAGCCTTTGATTCGCTGGTAAACCAAACTCCCAATGTGACCAATCTCTTTGAATTGGTAGCTTCCTTGGGTACGGATAAGTTGGCTGATGTGATACTCTACCACGGTACAAACACCGGTATTTTAAGCTCGGAATTGCAAACAGGAAACATCACCACCTTGGCAGATAATGGCCTGGGGGGTAAATTCCAATTCTTTGTGAATATTGGCACCAAAATCAAGCTAATTGATAACAATAGCGCGACTGAAGATGCGGTATTAGTTCAAGGCGATTTGATTGGCACCAATGGGGTGGTTCACTTCATAGATGCGGTCCTTTTGCCGGAATAA
- a CDS encoding DUF4625 domain-containing protein, with protein MRKSYLAMASLAIVAIIMSCNKDEEFIIPEITEYSFNQESQEVVLTAGESFEFQAQVKDNAQLSKLNLSIETNNGNWSYSKSFNLSGTSASVNQQIELSSDATPGSCLIRLTAIDASGNKTSTAFQAMIEDNRPQISLSAPSISPSDNIIHLSAGSPVTFMGLITDNEDLSKVIIQINVKNNIGGPNQVLNEEIDFNGSNDTSWDFNGGYTVMIPQNAISVNYQLTITALDNKGNYGTFKHDVKIAP; from the coding sequence ATGCGCAAATCGTATTTAGCGATGGCTAGTCTGGCCATTGTGGCAATTATCATGTCTTGTAATAAGGATGAAGAATTTATCATCCCTGAAATAACCGAGTATTCATTTAATCAAGAATCACAAGAGGTAGTATTAACTGCCGGTGAGAGTTTTGAATTTCAAGCGCAAGTCAAGGATAATGCACAGCTATCCAAGCTTAACTTAAGTATTGAAACGAATAATGGCAATTGGTCCTATTCTAAAAGCTTCAATCTCTCGGGTACATCGGCTAGCGTTAATCAGCAGATTGAGCTTTCTTCAGATGCTACCCCCGGTTCCTGTCTTATTAGGTTGACTGCCATAGATGCATCTGGAAATAAGACCAGCACTGCCTTTCAAGCTATGATTGAGGATAACCGTCCTCAAATTAGTTTAAGTGCACCCAGTATTTCTCCTTCAGATAATATCATTCATTTAAGCGCTGGATCACCGGTAACATTTATGGGCTTAATCACCGATAATGAAGATCTGAGCAAGGTGATCATTCAAATTAATGTGAAGAATAATATTGGCGGCCCTAACCAAGTTCTGAATGAGGAAATTGATTTTAATGGAAGCAATGATACAAGCTGGGACTTTAATGGTGGCTATACTGTTATGATTCCTCAGAATGCCATTTCGGTAAATTATCAATTGACCATTACGGCTTTAGATAATAAAGGCAATTATGGCACCTTTAAACACGATGTTAAGATTGCACCTTAA
- a CDS encoding prolyl oligopeptidase family serine peptidase, which translates to MKKGPWITGLAIALSVACTEKPKEKEESMSAELNYPETRKDSTVDDYFGTQVMDPYRWLEDDRSPETEAWVKAENEVSFGYLETIPYRDELKEKLTELWNYEKVGAPFEEGDYTYFYKNNGLQNQYVIYRFKTGEGNMDNAEVFLDPNTFAADGSTSLGGMSFTKDGSLCAYQISEGGSDWRKVIIIDAVSKEQIGDTLVDVKFSGLSWRGNEGFYYSSYDKPVNGSQLTAMTDMHKLYFHRLETPQSEDELVFGGDAMKRRYISGYVTEDGKYLVISAAESTTGNELYIKRLDMPNAAFKSIITGFDSEQGIIHTDGDMIWIKTNLNAPNGRVVKTTFPAMDPENWVDVIPETENVLEIGSAGGKFFATYMIDAVHKVYQYNVDGQMEREIELPGPGSVGGFGGKWDDKELYYSFTSYIYPGTTFKYNIESGASELYRKSAVNFDPELYESKQVFYTSKDGTKVPMIITYKKGIQLDGTNPTMLYGYGGFNVSLTPYFSTSNIVWLQQGGVYAVANLRGGGEYGEKWHEAGTLMKKQNVFDDFIAAGEYLIAQKYTSSEKLAISGGSNGGLLVAATMTQRPDLMAVALPAVGVLDMLRYHKFTAGAGWHTDYGTADDSQEMFQYLYGYSPLHNVKEGVEYPATMVTTGDHDDRVVPAHSFKFAAELQAKYSGSRPMLIRIETNAGHGAGKPTDKIIQEQADKWAFSLYNMGYMSLPHPYSTETAAH; encoded by the coding sequence ATGAAGAAAGGACCATGGATCACGGGCCTGGCAATTGCCCTCTCAGTGGCCTGTACCGAAAAACCTAAGGAAAAGGAAGAAAGCATGAGTGCCGAACTGAATTATCCGGAAACCCGTAAAGACTCTACTGTTGATGATTATTTCGGGACTCAGGTGATGGACCCCTATCGCTGGTTGGAGGACGATCGTTCGCCCGAAACAGAAGCTTGGGTGAAAGCCGAAAATGAAGTAAGCTTCGGATACCTGGAGACTATTCCTTACCGTGATGAGCTAAAAGAAAAGCTTACCGAATTATGGAACTATGAGAAGGTTGGCGCTCCCTTTGAAGAAGGAGATTACACCTATTTCTACAAGAATAATGGCCTCCAGAATCAGTATGTGATTTACCGCTTTAAAACTGGTGAAGGCAATATGGATAATGCAGAGGTATTCTTGGATCCCAACACCTTTGCGGCGGATGGCAGTACCTCATTAGGCGGTATGAGCTTTACCAAAGATGGTAGCCTTTGTGCTTACCAAATTTCTGAAGGTGGATCTGACTGGCGTAAGGTGATTATCATCGATGCCGTAAGCAAAGAACAAATTGGCGATACTCTGGTAGACGTTAAATTCTCCGGCCTAAGCTGGAGAGGCAATGAAGGTTTTTACTACAGCTCCTACGATAAGCCGGTAAATGGTAGTCAGTTAACCGCCATGACCGACATGCATAAATTATACTTCCATCGCTTAGAAACTCCTCAATCGGAAGATGAATTGGTATTCGGTGGTGATGCCATGAAACGTCGTTACATCAGTGGATACGTAACCGAGGATGGAAAGTACTTAGTGATTTCAGCCGCAGAATCCACTACCGGAAACGAGTTGTATATCAAAAGATTAGACATGCCTAATGCAGCCTTTAAATCCATTATTACCGGATTCGATAGCGAGCAAGGAATTATCCATACCGATGGGGATATGATTTGGATTAAAACAAATCTGAATGCACCTAATGGCCGGGTGGTGAAAACCACTTTCCCTGCCATGGACCCAGAGAATTGGGTAGATGTAATCCCCGAAACTGAAAATGTATTGGAAATTGGTTCCGCTGGTGGTAAGTTCTTCGCGACCTATATGATTGATGCCGTTCACAAAGTGTATCAATACAATGTGGATGGGCAAATGGAACGCGAAATTGAGCTTCCTGGTCCTGGTTCTGTGGGAGGCTTTGGTGGTAAATGGGACGATAAAGAACTGTATTACAGCTTTACTTCCTATATCTATCCTGGAACAACCTTTAAATACAATATTGAAAGCGGAGCCTCAGAATTATACCGCAAGTCAGCGGTTAATTTCGATCCGGAATTATACGAGTCTAAGCAAGTATTCTATACCTCTAAAGATGGTACCAAGGTGCCCATGATTATTACCTATAAGAAGGGTATCCAATTAGACGGTACTAATCCAACTATGCTTTATGGCTACGGAGGCTTTAATGTGAGCTTAACTCCTTACTTCAGCACCAGCAATATTGTTTGGTTGCAACAAGGTGGGGTGTATGCCGTAGCTAACCTTCGTGGAGGAGGCGAGTATGGCGAAAAATGGCATGAGGCCGGTACCCTAATGAAGAAGCAAAATGTATTTGATGACTTCATTGCGGCGGGTGAATACCTGATTGCGCAGAAATACACTAGTTCTGAAAAATTGGCGATTTCAGGTGGTTCGAATGGTGGATTGCTAGTTGCCGCTACCATGACTCAGCGCCCCGATTTAATGGCAGTTGCCTTACCAGCGGTTGGTGTATTGGATATGCTCCGTTACCACAAGTTTACCGCTGGAGCGGGATGGCATACCGATTACGGTACTGCTGATGACAGCCAGGAAATGTTCCAGTACTTATATGGCTACTCTCCCTTACACAATGTAAAAGAAGGAGTAGAATATCCTGCAACTATGGTAACCACTGGCGATCATGATGATCGTGTAGTACCTGCACATAGCTTTAAGTTTGCTGCCGAATTGCAGGCTAAGTACTCTGGTTCCAGACCGATGTTAATTCGTATTGAAACCAATGCGGGTCATGGTGCCGGAAAACCAACGGATAAGATTATCCAAGAACAAGCGGATAAATGGGCATTTAGCCTTTACAATATGGGATATATGAGTTTACCTCACCCTTACTCAACAGAAACTGCCGCACATTAA
- a CDS encoding 3-oxoacyl-ACP synthase III family protein, translating into MNLEITGTGSCIPELQVPNQNFSGNEFYTREGERINQEGEEIIRKFQEITGIRERRYARPDQQTSDLATIAAQRAIDDAGIDPETLDGIIFAHNFGNIPQGKIQSDILPSLATRVKHDLKIKNPNCIAFDILYGCPGWVQAVILAYNYILAGQGKHYLVIGAETLSRKLDPHDRDSMIFSDGAGAAVVEAIDKDLKKGILSTASQTFTEDEAYYLNYGESNKQDVGHDTRYIKMQGQKIYQFALTHVPAAMKLCLDRSGLSIDQVKKVLIHQANEKMDEAIIKRFFRLYRTPEPEGIMPMSIHLLGNSSVATVPTLLDLLRRGELEGHELNEGDVILLASVGAGMSINAITYRI; encoded by the coding sequence ATGAATCTAGAAATTACCGGCACCGGAAGTTGCATTCCAGAACTTCAGGTCCCCAACCAGAATTTTAGTGGCAATGAATTTTACACTCGCGAAGGTGAGCGTATTAATCAGGAGGGTGAAGAAATCATCCGAAAGTTTCAAGAGATAACGGGGATTCGCGAACGACGCTATGCTCGTCCAGATCAGCAAACTTCAGACCTGGCTACCATTGCTGCCCAAAGAGCGATTGATGATGCCGGTATTGACCCTGAAACTCTGGATGGAATCATCTTCGCCCATAATTTCGGGAACATCCCACAGGGTAAAATTCAAAGTGATATCCTGCCTTCCCTGGCTACTCGGGTAAAGCATGACCTTAAGATTAAGAACCCTAATTGCATTGCATTCGACATTCTATATGGTTGTCCGGGCTGGGTGCAAGCGGTAATTCTCGCCTACAATTACATTCTCGCTGGCCAGGGTAAGCACTATTTGGTGATTGGTGCAGAAACGCTTTCGCGCAAATTAGATCCCCATGATCGGGATTCGATGATTTTCTCTGATGGAGCGGGAGCTGCAGTAGTAGAGGCTATCGACAAAGACCTGAAAAAGGGAATTCTCAGTACAGCATCCCAAACCTTTACCGAAGACGAGGCCTATTATTTGAATTACGGAGAGAGCAATAAGCAAGATGTAGGGCATGATACCCGCTATATCAAAATGCAGGGGCAGAAGATTTATCAATTTGCATTGACTCATGTTCCGGCAGCGATGAAGCTTTGCCTGGACCGTTCGGGATTAAGCATTGATCAGGTGAAAAAGGTCTTGATCCATCAGGCAAACGAAAAAATGGATGAAGCCATTATTAAGCGTTTCTTCCGTTTGTATCGCACACCCGAACCGGAGGGAATTATGCCCATGAGCATCCATCTTTTAGGCAACAGTTCAGTGGCGACGGTACCCACTCTACTCGATTTATTACGTCGCGGTGAGCTGGAAGGTCACGAGTTAAATGAGGGCGATGTGATTCTCTTAGCCTCGGTTGGGGCTGGGATGAGCATCAATGCCATTACCTATCGGATTTAA